A genomic region of Dreissena polymorpha isolate Duluth1 chromosome 4, UMN_Dpol_1.0, whole genome shotgun sequence contains the following coding sequences:
- the LOC127878735 gene encoding neuronal acetylcholine receptor subunit alpha-3-like — protein MRANVYIILLEMNRWLLFVLCVIPTDEQRLIDKVLAGYNSASRPVYNASHQVTVKFGITLAQIQDMDEVNQVLTINVWLEQEWVDERLRWDPAEFNGLKILRMPCEKLWLPDIVLYNNADDFTAGYMQAKAMVQHDGNVFWAPPAKFRSSCKIDITYFPFDDQICRMKFGSWTYDGFQVDMVNRSAQVDLSNYVYSGEWELIDIRVVRNSVTYACCEEFFPDVTFTIIMRRRTLYYLFNIIFPCLWLTILSLLGFWLPPDSGEKITLGITVLLAFSVFMLLIAENMPATSEFVPLIGIYLTVTMGMTSLSIILTVFVLQLHYVGPHQKGVPHWLQFVSYELLARLVCMRPRHNPFMSGFRSNSAVINRFPNDEHTSQIRTATLLPQQVLLNQFDNNHSVNLNLLEPNPDETQDRITVSLKQLVEKQDLEERHQDIVNEWRFVAMIMDRVLFWLFLLAAILSSIIILIIMPLRKPPVA, from the exons ATGAGAGCTAACGTGTACATCATTCTTCTGGAGATGAACCGGTGGTTGCTGTTCGTTCTCTGCGTGATTCCTACCGATGAACAGCGTCTGATAGACAAGGTACTAGCCGGCTACAACTCCGCCTCCAGGCCAGTGTACAATGCCTCGCACCAGGTCACTGTCAAGTTTGGAATAACGCTTGCTCAAATCCAGGATATG GATGAAGTCAATCAAGTCCTTACCATCAACGTCTGGCTTGAGCAG GAATGGGTGGATGAACGCCTTCGCTGGGATCCTGCTGAATTCAATGGATTAAAGATTCTACGCATGCCCTGTGAAAAGCTATGGTTACCCGACATTGTGCTTTACAATAA TGCAGATGATTTTACTGCGGGATATATGCAGGCTAAAGCGATGGTTCAACACGACGGCAACGTGTTCTGGGCGCCACCTGCAAAATTCAGAAGCTCATGCAAGATTGATATCACTTACTTTCCGTTCGATGACCAGATTTGCAGAATGAAATTCGGTTCTTGGACATATGACGGCTTCCAG GTGGACATGGTGAATCGCTCTGCACAGGTTGACCTTTCTAATTACGTATACAGTGGCGAATGGGAACTGATTGACATACGAGTAGTCCGGAATAGTGTGACGTACGCATGTTGTGAAGAGTTCTTTCCCGACGTAACATTCACCATAATCATGCGGCGAAGGACTTTGTACTATCTTTTTAACATAATCTTCCCTTGTCTGTGGCTTACGATTCTCAGCCTGCTGGGATTTTGGTTGCCGCCTGATAGTGGAGAGAAGATAACGCTCGGAATAACGGTGCTTTTAGCCTTCTCCGTATTTATGCTTTTGATTGCAGAAAATATGCCAGCTACATCTGAATTCGTACCACTTATAG GCATATACCTTACGGTGACCATGGGAATGACTTCTCTCTCCATCATTTTGACGGTGTTTGTTCTGCAGTTGCACTACGTTGGTCCGCACCAGAAAGGTGTCCCACACTGGCTCCAGTTTGTCTCGTACGAACTACTCGCTCGGCTGGTGTGTATGCGTCCGCGGCACAACCCATTCAT GTCGGGTTTTCGGTCAAATAGCGCAGTGATAAACAGATTTCCAAACGACGAACACACATCGCAAATAAGAACAGCGACATTGTTACCGCAACAAGTACTTCTCAATCAATTTGATAATAACCACAGTGTCAATTTGAATTTATTGGAACCAAACCCGGATGAAACTCAAGACAGAATTACAGTCTCTTTGAAGCAATTAGTGGAGAAACAAGACCTGGAAGAGCGACATCAAGACATAGTCAATGAATGGCGATTCGTGGCAATGATAATGGACAGAGTTTTGTTTTGGTTATTTCTGCTTGCTGCCATACTATCGTCTATTATAATTCTAATAATTATGCCTTTGAGAAAACCACCTGTCGCGTAG